Below is a window of Serinus canaria isolate serCan28SL12 unplaced genomic scaffold, serCan2020 HiC_scaffold_126, whole genome shotgun sequence DNA.
CATGACCATGACCATGACCATGACCACGATGACCATGATTATGACGATGACCATGATGATGACCACAATGTCCATGACCATGATACCCATGCCCATGCCCATAATGACCATGCCCATGATGATGACCATGACCATGATGATGATGACCATGATGATGCCCATGCCCATGATGATGACCATGCCCATGATGATGACCATGACCATGACCATGATGATGACCATGCCCATGATGATGTCCATGACCATGATGATGACCATGACCATGATGATGACCATGCCCATGATGATGACCATGATGATGACCATGATAATGACCATGATGATGCCCATGAGCATGAAGATGACCATTACCATGATGACCATGATAATGACCATGATGATGACCATGCCCATGATGATGCCCACGATGCCCACCACGCTGCCCACCCACCGCCCTCAGGGAGGAGCAGGCCGAggaggtgaagaagaagaagaaggacgACGAGGAGGACACGATCCCGCCGGAGATCTGGGAGCTGCTCAAGGGCGTCACCAAGAAGAGCGAGTACGAGCGCATCGCCTTCCAGTACGGCATCACCGACCTGCGCGGCATGCTCAAGCGCCTCAAGAAGATCAAGGTGGAGCCCAAGAAGAGCGAAGGTGGGGGAGATTTGGGGACAATCcgggggattttgggaaaattatggaaatttatggaaattttggagaaaattggaggaatttggggtgatttttggggggttttggtggATTTGGGGATGAAAGCGACTCAAGCGCCTCAAGAAGATCAAGGTGGAGCCCAAGAAGAGCGAAGGTGGGAGATTTGGGGAGAATTcgggggattttgggaaaattatggaaatttatggaaattttggagaaaattgGAGGAATTTTGGGcaattttgggggattttagAGGGATCTTGGGAGGATTTGGAGGATGTGAGCATCTCAAGAAGATCAAGGTGGAGCCCAAGAAGAGCGAAGGTGGGAGATTTGGGGACAATTcgggggattttgggaaaattatggaaatttATGGAAATTTATGGAGATTTTGGAGAAAATTGGAGgaatttggggggattttgggggatgaAAGTGACTCAAGCATCTCAAGAAGATCAAGGTGGAGCCCAAGAAGAGCGAAGGTGGGGGAGATCTGGGGAGAATTcaggggattttgggaaaattatggaaatttATGGAAATTATATGGaaatttttggggattttggggcgatttttggggaattttggaGGATTTGGGAGGTTTGAAGGACAGGGGAGGCTCAAGCGCCTCAAGAAGATCAAGGTGGAGCCCAAGAAGAGCGAAGGTGGGAGATTTGGGGAGAATTcgggggattttgggaaaattatggaaatttATGGAAATTTTGGAGAATTTTGGGGTTCCCAGGTGAATTTTTGGGGtcacctgagctcacctgtccccaccccagccTTCATCCGGAAGTTGGACCCCGCCTACCAGGTGGACAAGGGCAACAAGATCCGGCTGATGGTGGAGCTCAGCAACCCCGACCTGCCCCTCAAGTGGTACAAGAACGGGCAGCTCATCAAACCCAGCAACAAGTGAGTgccaggtgggcacaggtgggcacaggtgtgtgcccaggtgtccctcaggtgtccctcaggtgtgcccaggtgtccctcaggtgtccctcaggtgtgcccaggtgcccccaggtgtgcccaggtgtggtACAAGAACGGGCAGCTCATCAAGCCCAGCAACAAGTGAGTgccaggtgggcacaggtgtgtgcccaggtgtcctTCAGGTCTCCCCAGGTAACCTCAGGTGTGCcaggtgtccctcaggtgtccccaggcACCCCCAcatgtgccccaggtgtgcccaggcaCCCCCAagtgtgccccaggtgtgcccaggtgtggtACAAGAACGGGCAGCTCATCAAACCCAGCAACAAGTGAGTgccaggtgggcacaggtgtgcgcccaggtgtccctcaggtgtgcccaggtgtccctcaggtgtccctcaggtgtgcccaggtgtccccaggtaACCCCCAAGTGTGCCCCAGGTatgcccaggtgtgctcaggtgcccccaggtgtgtgcccaggtgtccccaggtgtccttCAGATGTCCCCAGGCACACCCAagtgtgccccaggtgtgctcaggtgccCCTCAGATGTGTCCAGGTGTGGCACAGGTGGGCAtaggtgtgccccaggtgtccTTCAGGTGTGCCCAGGCACCCCCAcatgtgccccaggtgtgcccagtTGTGATACAAGAACGGGCAGCTCATCAAACCCAGCAACAAGTGAGTgccaggtgggcacaggtgtgtgcccaggtgtgcccaggtgtccctcagatgtccccaggtgtgcccaggtgtggcACAGGTGGGCAtaggtgtgccccaggtgtccctcacatgtccccaggtgtgttcCCTGCCCAGGTACGTGTTCGAGAACGTGGGTCTCAAGCGCATCCTCACCATCAACAAGGTGTGCCCCTAGATCTCCCAGGTGTGCCCCtaggtgtgcccaggtgtgccccaggtgtgcccaggtgtgccccaggtgtgcccaggtgtgttcCCTGCCCAGGTACGTGTTCGAGAACGTGGGTCTCAAGCGCATCCTCACCATCAACAAGTGCTCCCTGGCTGACGACGCCGCCTACGAGTGCCGGGTCAACGACGAGAAATGCTTCACCGAGGTCTTCGTCAAAggtgggcacacctgggcacacctggggggcacctgggggggGTGTTGGGGGTCTTGGAGGTGGCCATGGAGGTCCTGGGGGCATCTGGGGGGTACCTGGGTGGGCACCGGGGGGGAACCTGGGGGCACCTGGTGCCCATCGTGGAGGGCCCCAAGGACCAGCAGGCGGTGTCCCCTCAcctgtcacctgtcccctcACCAGTGTCCCtcacctgtgtcccctcacctgtccctcacctgtccgTGTGTCTGTCCAGAGCCGCCAGTGACCATCGTGGAGGGCCCCAAGGACCAGCAGGCGGTGTCCCCTCACCTGTCACCTGTTCCCTTCACCTGTCCCCtcacctgtgtcccctcacctgtcacctgtcccctcacctgtccctcacctgtccgTGTGTCTGTCCAGAGCCGCCAGTGACCATCATGAAGGGCCCTGAGGACCAGCAGAcagtgtcccctgctgtcccctcacctgtcacctgtcccccttacctgtgtcccctcacctgtgtcccctcacctgtgtcccctctcctgTCCGTGTGTCTGTCCAGAGCCGCCGGTGACCATCGTGAAGGGCCCTGAGGACCAGCAGGCggtgtcccctgctgtcccctcacctgtcacctgtccctcacctgtcccctgCTGACCCCTCACCTGTGacccctcacctgtccctcacctgtccgTGTGTCTGTCCCAGAGCCGCCGGTGACCATCGTGAAGGGCCCTGAGGACCAGCAGGTGGTGGTGGGCGAGCGCGTGGTGCTGGAGGCCGAGGTGTCCGAGGAGGGCGCGCAGGTCATGTGGTACGTCCGTCTGTCCATCCTGTGTCCGTCTGTCCATCCCGTGTCCATCCACTGTCCTGTGTCCGTCTGTCCATCCTGTGTCCGCGTGTCCATGTGTCCATCCTGTGTCCGTGTGTCCATGTGTCCGTCCTGTGTCCGTGTGTCCATCCTGTGTCCATGTGTCCATCCCGTGTCCATCCTGTGtcctgtgtctgtctgtccatcctgtgtccgtgtgtccatcctgtgtcctgtgtgtccgtgtgtctgGCTGTGTCCATCCTGTGGCCGTGTGTCCATCCTGTGTCCATcctgtgtccgtgtgtccgcCTGTGTCCATCCTGTGGCCGTGTGTCCATCCCATGTCCATCCTGTGGCCATCCTGTGTCCGTCTGTCCATCCTGTGTCCATCCACACCACCCCGTGCCCACCTTGTGTCCATCTCCACCTCCACCCCATGTCCATCTCCACGTCCACCTTGTGTCTACCCCACGTCCACCCCACACCCGCCCCATCTCCACCCCAtgtccatctccatctccacatggtgtccatctccatctccaccccatgtccatctccatctccacatGGTGTCCATCTCCACCCCAtgtccatctccatctccacatGGTGTCCATCTCCATGTCCACATGTGTCCATCTCCACCCCATGTCCATCTCAATCTCCACACCCACCCCATGTCCATCTCCATGTCCACCCCATGTCCATCTCCATGTCCACCCCACACCCACCTGGTGTCCATCTCCACATCCATCTCCATGTCCATCTCCACCCCATGTCCATCTCCATGTCCCTCCACACACACCCCAtgtccatctccatctccacccCATGTCCATCTCCACCCCAagtccatctccatctccatgtCCACCCCACATCCATCTCCATGTCCATCTCCACACCCACCTGGAGTCCACCCCATGTCCATCTCCATGTCCACATGATGTCCATCTCCACCCCATGTCCCTCTCCATGTCCACTCCATCTCCACTCCATGTCCATCTCCACTCCATGTCCACCCCACATCCATCTCCATGTCCATCTCCACTCCACCCCATGTCCCTCTCCATGTCCATCTCCACCTGGTGTCCATCTCCATGTCCATCTCCACACCCACCCCATGTCCATCTCCACGTCCACCTGTtgtccatctccatctccacccCATGTCCATGTCCACGTCCACCTCCACCCCACACCCACCTGGTGTCCATCTCCACGTCCATCTCCATGTCCACCCCATGTCCACCCCATCTCCACCCCATGTCCATCTCCACTCCACCCACACCCCAtgtccatctccatctccacccCATGTCCATCTCCACCCCATGTCCATCTCCACACCCACCCCATGTCCATTTCCATGTCCACCCCACACCCACCTGGtgtccatctccatctccatctccacccCATGTCCACTCCatgtccctctccatctccatctccacccCATCTCCATGTCCATCTCCACCTGGTGTCCATCTCCATGTCCATCTCCACCCCATCTCCATGTCCATCTCCACCCCATCTCCATGTCCATCTCCATGTCCATCTCCACCCCATCTCCATGTCCATCTCCACCCATCTCCATGTCCATCTCCACCTGGTGTCCATCTCCATGTCCATCTCCACCCCATCTCCATGTCCATCTCCACCCCATCTCCATGTCCATCTCCACGTCCATCTCCACCCCATCTCCAtgtccatctccatctccacccCATCTCCATGTCCATCTCCACACCCACCCCACATCCATCTCCACCCCATGTCCACATGGTGTCCATCTCCACCCCATGTCCATCCCCACCTCCATCTCCCCCTGCTGTCCACCCGTCGGTGTCCAGGACCAAGGACGGCGTGGAGCTGACCCGCGAGGAGACCTTCAAGTACCGCTTCAAGAAGGACGGCAAGAAGCACTTCCTGATCCTCAACGAGGCCATCAAGGAGGACACCGGCCGCTACCGCATCATGACCAACGGCGGCGAGGCCGAGGCCGAGGTCATCGTGGAAGGTCAGAGCTCCTCCGGGGTCACctgggctcctggcagctccaggagatgGTTGGGGGTCACCTTGGAGAAGGTTCTGGAGATCCCGGAAGGTCCCCATGATTTTTGGGGTCCATGTGGATTTTTTGGGcttgcagagaagcagctggaggtgctgcaggaagtTCTCCAGATGTTCTCCATGGGTTCCTCATGGGTTTTTTGGGTTCCCCATGGATTCTTTGAGGTCCCCATGGATTTTTTTGAGGTCCCCATGGATTTTTGGAGTCCATGTGGATTTTTTGGGcttgcagagaagcagctggaggtgctgcaggaagtTCTCCAGATGTTCCTAGAGGTTCTCCATGGGTTCctcatgggtttttttgggttccCCATGGGTTCTTTGAGGTCCCCATGGATTTTTGGAGTCCATGTGGATTTTTTGGGcttgcagagaagcagctggaggtgctgcaggaagtTCTCCAGATGTTCCTAGAGGTTCTCCATGGGTTCCTCATGGATTTTTTGGGTTCCCCATGGACTTTTTTGGGTTCCCCATGGATTTTTGGGGTCCATGGGATTTTTTGGGcttgcagagaagcagctggaggtgctgcaggaggttCTCCAGATGTTCTCCATGGGTTCCTCATGGACTTCTTGGGTTCCCCATAGAGTTCTGGGTTCCCCATGGGTTCTTTGGGTTTcccatggatttttttggggttcCCATGGATTTTTGAGGTCCCCATTGATTTTTTGAGcttgcagagaagcagctggaggtgctgcaggaagtTCTCCAGATGTTCtccatgggtttttttgggttccCCATGGATTCTTTGAGGTCCCCATGGGTTCTTTGGATTCTCCATGGATTTTTGGGGTCCATGTGGATTTTTTGGGcttgcagagaagcagctggaggtgctgcaggaagtTCTCCAGATGTTCCTAGAGGTTCTCCATGGGTTCCTCATGGATTTTTTGGGTTCCCCATGGACTTTTTTGGATTCCCCATGGATTTTTGAGGTCCCCATGGATTTTTTGGGcttgcagagaagcagctggaggtgctgcaggaagtTCTCCAGATGTTCCTAGAGGTTCTCCATGGGTTCCTCATGGATTTTTTGGGTTCCCCATGGACTTTTTTGGGTTCCCCATGGATTTTTGGGGTCCATGTGGATTTTTTGGGcttgcagagaagcagctggaggtgctgcaggaagtTCTCCAGATGTTCCTAGAGGTTCTCCATGGGTTCctcatgggtttttttgggttccccatggatttttttggggttcCCATGGATTTTTGAGGTCCCCATTGATTTTTTGAGcttgcagagaagcagctggaggtgctgcaggaagtTCTCCAGATGTTCtccatgggtttttttgggttccCCATGGATTCTTTGAGGTCCCCATGGATTTTTTTGAGGTCCCCATGGATTTTTGGAGTCCATGTGGATTTTTTGGGcttgcagagaagcagctggaggtgctgcaggaagtTCTCCAGATGTTCTCCATGGGTTCctcatgggtttttttgggttccCCATGGATTCTTTGAGGTCCCCATGGATTTTTGGGGTCCATGTGGATTTTTTGGGcttgcagagaagcagctggaggtgctgcagggcatCGCGGACCTGACGGTGCAGGCCACCGAGCAGGCCGTGTTCAAGTGCGAGGTGTCGGACGAGAAGGTCACCGGGCGCTGGTTCAAGAACGGCGTCGAGGTTCGGCCCAGCAAACGCATCCACATCTCCCACACCGGCAGGTGAGACCCCAACATccccaaaatatcccaaaatatcccaaaatattc
It encodes the following:
- the LOC127061157 gene encoding myosin-binding protein C, fast-type-like: MPMMMTMTMMTMMPMSMKMTITMMTMIMTMMMTMTMMMTMTMMTMMTMTMPMIMTMMTMTMTMTMTMTTMTMIMTMTMMMTTMSMTMIPMPMPIMTMPMMMTMTMMMMTMMMPMPMMMTMPMMMTMTMTMMMTMPMMMSMTMMMTMTMMMTMPMMMTMMMTMIMTMMMPMSMKMTITMMTMIMTMMMTMEEQAEEVKKKKKDDEEDTIPPEIWELLKGVTKKSEYERIAFQYGITDLRGMLKRLKKIKVEPKKSEAFIRKLDPAYQVDKGNKIRLMVELSNPDLPLKWYKNGQLIKPSNKYVFENVGLKRILTINKCSLADDAAYECRVNDEKCFTEVFVKEPPVTIVKGPEDQQVVVGERVVLEAEVSEEGAQVMWTKDGVELTREETFKYRFKKDGKKHFLILNEAIKEDTGRYRIMTNGGEAEAEVIVEEKQLEVLQGIADLTVQATEQAVFKCEVSDEKVTGRWFKNGVEVRPSKRIHISHTGRIHKLVIDDVRPEDEGDYTFVPDGFALTLSAKLNFLEIKVEYVPKQEPPKIHLDCSGRDSENTLVVVAGNKLRLDVPISGEPLPMVTWSKDGQEFSAREGRVRLEDRTQLSSFVIESAERADEGRYEIRVTNPAGEDTAAITIRVVDVPDPPEAVRVTQVGEDWAVLVWEPPKFDGGQPVT